GCGAGTGCCATTTCGAATTCACCGCTCATCGCCGCCACCGTGCGCGAAACCCAGCAGCTGGTTCGCGCTCAAAAGCAGGCCGGCAAGCGCGTCGGGCTGGTTCCCACGATGGGCGCCCTGCAC
This sequence is a window from Pirellulales bacterium. Protein-coding genes within it:
- a CDS encoding pantoate--beta-alanine ligase, with the protein product MPNASAISNSPLIAATVRETQQLVRAQKQAGKRVGLVPTMGALH